The Amblyomma americanum isolate KBUSLIRL-KWMA chromosome 6, ASM5285725v1, whole genome shotgun sequence genome has a window encoding:
- the LOC144094733 gene encoding uncharacterized protein LOC144094733: MLLPVVIVLSVFGHTRAEDKCTPEGGICHFLTVPCCPKLTCIRFTRTSGMNGICMLDVHSGDEYNVPLFTPQPEESTPSLPDTTRFTVPPAPTAPTGLTNPTTQHVCCTQTFSC; this comes from the exons ATG CTTCTCCCGGTTGTCATCGTGCTGTCAGTGTTCGGCCACACCCGAGCTGAGGACAAGTGCACGCCGGAGGGAGGCATC TGCCACTTCCTGACGGTGCCGTGCTGCCCAAAGCTGACGTGCATCCGGTTCACGCGCACCTCGGGCATGAACGGCATCTGCATGCTGGACGTGCACTCGGGCGACGAGTACAACGTGCCGCTGTTCACGCCCCAGCCCGAGGAGAGCACGCCCAGTCTGCCGGACACCACACGCTTCACGGTGCCCCCCGCTCCGACGGCGCCCACCGGCCTCACCAACCCGACCACGCAGCACGTCTGTTGCACGCAGACGTTCAGCTGCTAA